ACCTTCAACCGCGGCAGTCCTTCTTCATTAAGCGTGACGACCCAGTCCTCGCCCACCTTTTGGACATACACATCCTCGGTCACATAGCGGACGTCGCCTTCGCCAAAATCGCGCCCAGGCTTCGGCTCGAGCGAAGAGATCAATTTGACGGCGTGGGTCACTTCTTCGATAGTGACCCCTAAATCTTTGGCAAGGCGGTCGAACCGGCGGATTTCCAACGCCGGCAAATGGTCCCGAATAATGCGTCCGGCGACGGCAAGAATCGGGTCGTTCAGGGTAGGATTCTCTAACCCTTGATGACGGAGTTGCAACAGCAGGCACTCCCGCAAGTCGCGCGCACCCACCCCGGACGGATCGCACTCTTGGATAATCCCCAATACGCGCAAGACCTCTTCGTCGCTCGCGCCGACATTCGCGGCAATCTCTTCGATCGGAGCTTGTAGATAGCCATCGACATCGAGATTGCCGATAACCACGGCGGCAATCCGCACCTCTTCTTCCGTCAGAGCGCGGAACCGGAGTTGCCACGCGAGATGTTCCGTCAGGGATTCTGTCCGATTCGGTTGATTTTCGATGAGATTTTGCCGGTCTTCGTCGGCATCGTCGCTTCCCCACGCCGGGAGCGACGGGGCTCCATCGTTATATGTCTCGAGATAGGAGCGCCAATCGATGTCTTCAGAAGTGGCAACCTTCTCCGCGGCTTCAGGTGGAGGCGGCTCCTCGCTCATCACCCCGGCCTCGGCAAGAGAGACTTCTTCTTCTCCCTGTTCGACCGTGAGCACTGGATTCTCCGCCAGCTCTTCGTTGATTAGGGTATCGAGTTCGCCGCGCGGGAGTTGGAGAATCTTGATAGCCTGACGCAGTTGGGGCGTCATCACTAATCTCTGCGTCAATTTTTGCTGGAGCCTAATATCCAAAGCCATCGTCTATCTACTTTCTCATTACAATCGGAACCGTTCGCCAAGATACACTTGTCTGGCCCGAGCGCTCGCCGTCAGCTCTTGTGGGGTCCCTTCTTCAAACACCTGCCCGTCGTTCAAAATGTACGCCCGATCGCAAATGGTCAGGGTCTCACGGACATTATGATCGGTGACCAAAATCCCGATGCCGCGCCCACGTAATTGCAGCATGATTTCTTGAATATCCACCACGGAGAGCGGGTCGATGCCGGCAAAGGGTTCATCTAACAGCATAAAGAGCGGGTCCATCACCAACGCTCGGGCAATTTCCGTCCGTCGCCGTTCGCCACCGGACAAGGAATCCGCCCGATTTTTTGCCAATTGCTCGATCCGTAACTCGCCAAGCAGGCGGTCGGCACGCTCCCGTCGTTCGGCGGCGGAAAGAGGCAAGGTCTCCAAGATCGCCAGGAGGTTCTCTTCCACGGTCAGTTTGCGAAACACCGACGCCTCTTGCGGCAGATAGGTCACGCCTTTGCGGGCTCGCTTGTACATCGGCAGCCGGGTCATGTCCTCGCCATTACAAGAGACCGTCCCTTGGTCGGGCCGAATCAGCCCAACGATGATCGAAAAGGTCGTGGTCTTCCCCGCACCGTTCGGTCCCAGCAGTCCAACGATTTCTCCTCCTTTGACATTGACGGATACATTGCGCAGCACGGGGCGTTTTCCGTAGGTCTTGCTCAAGCCCTCCCCACGGAGCATTTGTTCTCCACTCACGGCTTTTTCGATCCCTTCTTGTCTCCCTCTTGTTGCTCGGGACGGATTTCCATTTCCGCTCGACGATCACCGCCGCCGCCCTCAACGATACTGCGTTTCTCGTCGAGGTAGACCGTCACCCGCTCGCCAGACACCCAATTCCCCAGTTCTTGCACACGGGCCTCACCGCTCAAGACGACGACCCGTTGCGCTTCGTTAAATATGGCTTTTTTCCCCGTGGCTCTCCGATTGCCGGAGATAATATCCACGTGGCCCTCAGCAACGATTTCCTTGAGCCGTTGCTTAGAAGCGGCAACACCGGGGCTCGCCGGGGTCGGCTCGGCGTTTGCCGATCCTGTGTCGGCGCTGCTGTTGGTCGGCTGCGCGTCTTCGTAGATGACCGTCAACAGGTCGCTTTTCATGGTAACGTCGCCTTGGATGGCGACGACATCGCCGCGATAGACGATCCGTTTTTTCTCGTACAGGAATTCGAGGTCACGCGAACTGATGCGGATCGGCTCGCGCCGCGAGGTCAGGGACAACGAGTCCGCCAAATTCGACTCCGCCGCCTTTTTCTTTCCCTTGCCGCCGTCCGCCGCCTTTTCTTCTGCCACAGCGGAGTGTCCCCACGCCAGGCAACACCCCATCAGTACGAGGACGCTCATCCATTTCCGGCTGCTCTTCACCATTATCCCTCTCGTTTCATCACGGTCGTCCGTACATTAGCGGCAAGCGTGAGCCGTTTTGCCGCGACATCCATGGTATAACCTTGCCCCTCGACTTCTATCCCATTGCCAACCACACGCACCGATCCGGAGGAAGAGATCGTATGCAGCTCGCTGTCGTACACGGCACTCGCTGTCGTAATCACGAAGCCGTTGAGTCGGACTTCGATCTCTCCCGACAACTCCATGTGTGTCACTTCTTCGTCTCCATCGAGACGGACCCGCCCTTCCTGACACCGCAGAGAAATGACCTCGCCGTCTTTCGGATACAGGCTGACTTCCGGGCCTTCCACCACAATCTCGCCGTGCTCTTGCGAGTAGCGTGCCTGCCGTGCCGCGATCTCCCAGACTTTCCTGCCATCGCGAATTTTAGCCCGGCGGAAGTTCTGCATTCGTTGCTCTGCCTCTGGGGCCACATCCTGAGTCAGCCGACGAATCTCCTCGTCATTAGCTTTTTGCGCACGGAGGGAGGACATGACGTAATAGCCCACCACCAATAACGAAGCGGTCACGGTCAGCGCGAGGACGAAACGTAATTGCTCTCTACTCATGCGGATTCCCATCGAGTTGTTCAGGATACCACCCACCCCACCCGGCGCAAAGAGCTTTGGCGAGAAAAGCGCGTCCCAGCCATGCAACAAACGACGACCGAAAAACGCAGGGCTCTGCTCTAATGCCCTTTCACTAGAGCGTCAAGGGCGCACAAGCGTTGGAGTAGAGCGGCAAGCTGTTCCAGGGGAAAAACGGTGGCGCTGTCGCTGAGCGCGCGAGGGGGATCTTCGTGCACTTCCATAAACAGGCCATCGACCCCAACCGCGACTGCGGCTCGGGCCAGTGGCGGAATAAATTCCCGTTGCCCGCCGGACATTCCACCTTGGCCGCCGGGCAACTGTACGCTGTGGGTCGCATCGAAAATCACGGGATATCCGCTCCGTGCCATGATCGGCAGAGACCGGAAGTCGGTCACCAGATTGTTATAGCCGAAGGCATAGCCGCGCTCGGTCAGGCAGATCCGCCGATTCCCGGTGGAGGCGACCTTTTCGGCGGCATGTTCCATATCCCAGGGCGCTAAGAATTGCCCTTTCTTAATGTTCACCACCTTGCCACTGTGCCCAGCGGCGAGCAGCAAGTCCGTCTGCCGGCAAAGAAAAGCCGGAATCTGCAAGACGTCCACCGCTTCGGCGGCGAGCGCAGCCTCTTCCGGCGCATGCACATCGGTGAGGACGGGCACGCCCACTTCGCGTCTGACCTCGGCGAGAATGGCTAGCCCTTCGTGCATTCCTAACCCACGAAAGGAAGTGCCGGAAGTCCGGTTGGCCTTGTCGTAGGAGGACTTGTAAATGAACGGCACCCGGAGTCGTTCGGTGAGCTGCCGCAGCGCTTCGGCATGACGCAGCGCCGAGTCACGGCTTTCGATCACGCAAGGGCCGGCGATCAATACCAAAGGCAAGCCGCCACCACAGCGCACCGCACCGATGGCAATGGCCTCGGGGGACACTTCGCGCCACATTAGCGTTGCGCCCCACTCGCTTGGCGTAGCATTCCTTCACCGACACCGGCACGCCGTTGCAGCGCAGCTTCGACGAAGCCTCTAAATAAAGGATGGCAGTCGAAGGGACGAGATTTGAACTCAGGATGAAATTGCACCCCTACAAACCATGGATGATCCCGCAACTCGACGATCTCGACCAACTTTCCATCGGGAGACACGCCACTGAAGATCATCCCTTTCGACGCAAATGTGTCCCGATAGGCATTATTGAACTCATAGCGATGACGATGCCGCTCGGAGATCGTGGACGAGCGATACAGTTCGGCGGCACGACTCCCAGGCGACAACAGGCAGGGATACGCGCCAAGACGCATCGTCCCGCCTTTTTGCACGACCCCACGCTGATCGTCCATGAGTGCAATGACAGGATGCGGGGTCTCGGGATCGACCTCGATGGAATTGGCACCGGCCAACCCGCAAACGTTGCGCCCAAACTCGATCACCGCCATTTGCATACCGAAACAGACGCCGAAAAAAGGAATCCCTTGCTCGCGCGCATAGCGCACGGCGGCAATTTTCCCTTCGGTGCCGCGCGGCCCGAACCCCATGGGCACGAGCAACCCATCCGCCGTTCGCACGGCTTCCGGCAACACCCCAGTTTCTAAGCGTTCGGAATCGATGTGATCGACCACCACGCGGGACTCGTTGGCGAACCCGCCATGCGCTAGCGCTTCGTTGATGCTTTTGTAGGAGTCGATGAGATCCGCGTACTTCCCCACCATGGCGATGCGCACGTGGTCCCGAGGATGGCGAAACGTATGGACAATTTTTTCCCACTTGTCCAAATTGGGGGCACCGGTCCAAATGTTCAGCCGTTGGACGATGCGCTCGTCGAGCCCTTCTTCGTGGAAGACGAGCGGGACTTCATAAATACACTCGACATCTTTGGCGGTAATGACGTCCGCCTCATTCACGTTGCAGAAGAGGGCGATCTTCGCCTTTACTTTCGGGTCGAGGTAGCGATCCGTGCGGCAAAGCAACAAGTCGGGCTGAATGCCTAAGCTGGTGAGTTCCTTGACGCTATGCTGCGTGGGCTTAGTTTTCAACTCGCCAGCGGCGGCAATAAAAGGAACCAGCGTCAAATGCACGTAGAGCACATGCTCCCGTCCCCAATCCCAGCGAAATTGTCGCATCGCCTCGATAAACGGCAGACTCTCGATGTCGCCGACGGTACCGCCAACTTCGCAAATCGCCACATCGAATCCGTTCGCGGCAGCCCAAATGCGCTGTTTAATCTCGTCTGTAATGTGGGGAATCACCTGCACCGTGCCGCCGAGGTAACTCCCCTGCCGCTCCCGCGAAATGACGGCATCGTAGACTTGGCCGGTAGTGAAGCTGTTCGTGCGGCCCAGCGCCGTGGAGACGTAGCGTTCGTAGTGACCAAGATCCAGGTCGGTCTCCGCTCCGTCCTCGGTGACATAGACCTCGCCGTGCTGAAACGGATTCATCGTGCCCGGGTCCACATTGATATACGGGTCCATCTTTAGCAACGTGACCTTCAGCCCCCGGCTTTCCAGCAGACCGCCGATCGAGGCAG
The DNA window shown above is from Deltaproteobacteria bacterium and carries:
- the rpoN gene encoding RNA polymerase factor sigma-54, with the translated sequence MALDIRLQQKLTQRLVMTPQLRQAIKILQLPRGELDTLINEELAENPVLTVEQGEEEVSLAEAGVMSEEPPPPEAAEKVATSEDIDWRSYLETYNDGAPSLPAWGSDDADEDRQNLIENQPNRTESLTEHLAWQLRFRALTEEEVRIAAVVIGNLDVDGYLQAPIEEIAANVGASDEEVLRVLGIIQECDPSGVGARDLRECLLLQLRHQGLENPTLNDPILAVAGRIIRDHLPALEIRRFDRLAKDLGVTIEEVTHAVKLISSLEPKPGRDFGEGDVRYVTEDVYVQKVGEDWVVTLNEEGLPRLKVSASYRRLLAEEGEAKEYVQEKLRSAAWLIKSIHQRQRTLLLVAQSLVKFQQDFLTYGVSHMRPLVLRDVAEEVGVHESTVSRAIAGKYIATPRGIYPLKKFFTTGLKGRHGPDVSAESVKERIREMIESEDSAHPLSDEEIAKTLSRGDVTIARRTVAKYRENMNILSSAKRKHVSSSSGLAFPRG
- the lptB gene encoding LPS export ABC transporter ATP-binding protein, translating into MLRGEGLSKTYGKRPVLRNVSVNVKGGEIVGLLGPNGAGKTTTFSIIVGLIRPDQGTVSCNGEDMTRLPMYKRARKGVTYLPQEASVFRKLTVEENLLAILETLPLSAAERRERADRLLGELRIEQLAKNRADSLSGGERRRTEIARALVMDPLFMLLDEPFAGIDPLSVVDIQEIMLQLRGRGIGILVTDHNVRETLTICDRAYILNDGQVFEEGTPQELTASARARQVYLGERFRL
- the lptC gene encoding LPS export ABC transporter periplasmic protein LptC; protein product: MSREQLRFVLALTVTASLLVVGYYVMSSLRAQKANDEEIRRLTQDVAPEAEQRMQNFRRAKIRDGRKVWEIAARQARYSQEHGEIVVEGPEVSLYPKDGEVISLRCQEGRVRLDGDEEVTHMELSGEIEVRLNGFVITTASAVYDSELHTISSSGSVRVVGNGIEVEGQGYTMDVAAKRLTLAANVRTTVMKREG
- the kdsA gene encoding 3-deoxy-8-phosphooctulonate synthase, coding for MWREVSPEAIAIGAVRCGGGLPLVLIAGPCVIESRDSALRHAEALRQLTERLRVPFIYKSSYDKANRTSGTSFRGLGMHEGLAILAEVRREVGVPVLTDVHAPEEAALAAEAVDVLQIPAFLCRQTDLLLAAGHSGKVVNIKKGQFLAPWDMEHAAEKVASTGNRRICLTERGYAFGYNNLVTDFRSLPIMARSGYPVIFDATHSVQLPGGQGGMSGGQREFIPPLARAAVAVGVDGLFMEVHEDPPRALSDSATVFPLEQLAALLQRLCALDALVKGH
- a CDS encoding CTP synthase — its product is MSENAREGRKTKFIFVTGGVVSSLGKGLAAASIGGLLESRGLKVTLLKMDPYINVDPGTMNPFQHGEVYVTEDGAETDLDLGHYERYVSTALGRTNSFTTGQVYDAVISRERQGSYLGGTVQVIPHITDEIKQRIWAAANGFDVAICEVGGTVGDIESLPFIEAMRQFRWDWGREHVLYVHLTLVPFIAAAGELKTKPTQHSVKELTSLGIQPDLLLCRTDRYLDPKVKAKIALFCNVNEADVITAKDVECIYEVPLVFHEEGLDERIVQRLNIWTGAPNLDKWEKIVHTFRHPRDHVRIAMVGKYADLIDSYKSINEALAHGGFANESRVVVDHIDSERLETGVLPEAVRTADGLLVPMGFGPRGTEGKIAAVRYAREQGIPFFGVCFGMQMAVIEFGRNVCGLAGANSIEVDPETPHPVIALMDDQRGVVQKGGTMRLGAYPCLLSPGSRAAELYRSSTISERHRHRYEFNNAYRDTFASKGMIFSGVSPDGKLVEIVELRDHPWFVGVQFHPEFKSRPFDCHPLFRGFVEAALQRRAGVGEGMLRQASGAQR